A genomic window from Purpureocillium takamizusanense chromosome 2, complete sequence includes:
- a CDS encoding uncharacterized protein (COG:S~TransMembrane:12 (i151-167o187-207i219-236o248-268i275-294o306-326i385-409o421-443i464-485o491-514i535-553o565-585i)~EggNog:ENOG503NYEZ) translates to MLCSFSCSPSIRSSRAPSRRRRTKKGPPPPPSQDNKPACLVPLTRGEASQHTRMPATHFSEDPPQVINQRDLDLANEMLKASHSNENPSANNNDATGLHHGGGATGSGSDSAENTPGGAQMEKVGTFDKYEITEDDCYEELGYSFPTWKKWYILTVIFWVQVSMNFNTSLYSNAIPGIVEEFGVSDQAARCGAMIFLVLYAFGCELWAPWSEEFGRWPVLQLSLFLVNIWQLPVALAPNFASIMVGRALGGLSSAGGSVTLGMIADLWEADVQQYAVAYVVFSSVGGSVLGPIIGGFTEEYLDWRWSIWVQLILGGFVQIVHFLTVPETRTTIMMNRIAKRRRKENPSANIWGPDELVPFRDRFSAQEIITTWIRPFKMFLTEPIVLVLSLLSGFSDALIFMFIQSFALVYKQWHFTTIEIGLSFIPIGIGYVIAWLLFIPAIKRNIKERAAKPNDERAQYESRLWFLLYTAPCLPIGLIGFAWTIQGPPIHWIGSMIFVAIVGIANYAIYMATIDYMICAYGPYSASATGGNGWARDFLAGVLTIPAVPFFTNIGASSGKNLEYASTILFCISFVLVVAVYIIYWKGPVLRHRSPFAQRLADQRQTQLNEGRRGSIPYDPDERRGSQASASGARPDYARRYSQQHRFFGESRVTPRQTPRGTPSASRRPSMANLAKK, encoded by the exons ATGTTGTGCTCCTTCTCCTGTTCTCCTTCCATCAGATCCTCGCGTGccccttcccgccgccgtagaACCAAGAagggtccccccccccccccttcccaagACAACAAGCCTGCTTGCTTGGTCCCTCTTACACGCGGTGAAGCGTCCCAGCACACCAGGATGCCGGCCACGCACTTCTCCGAGGACCCCCCGCAGGTCATCAACCAGCGGGACCTGGACCTCGCCAACGAGATGCTCAAGGCATCGCACAGCAACGAGAACCCCAgcgccaacaacaacgacgccACGGGCctccatcatggcggcggcgccaccggcagcggctccgactcggccgagaacacgcccggcggcgcgcaaatGGAAAAGGTCGGCACCTTTGACAAGTACGAGATCACGGAAGACGACTGCTACGAGGAGCTGGGCTACAGCTTCCCCACGTGGAAGAAGTGGTACATCTTGACCGTCATCTTCTGGGTCCAGGTGTCCATGAACTTCAACACGTCCCTCTACTCCAACGCCATccccggcatcgtcgaggagtTTGGCGTCAGCGACCAGGCCGCCCGATGCGGTGCCATGATCTTCCTGGTGCTCTACGCCTTTGGCTGTGAGCTGTGGGCCCCCTGGTCCGAGGAGTTTGGTCGGTGGCCCGTCTTGCAGCTCTCGCTGTTCCTCGTCAACATCTGGCAGCTCCCTGTCGCGCTTGCGCCCAACTTTGCCTCCATCATGGTCggccgcgcgctcggcggTCTCTCGTCGGCTGGCGGTTCCGTCACGCTAGGCATGATCGCCGACCTGTGGGAAGCGGACGTTCAGCAGTACGCCGTTGCCTACGTCGTTTTCTCTTCCGTTGGAGGCTCCGTTTTGGGGCCCATCATCGGAGGCTTTACAGAGGAGTATCTGGACTGGAG ATGGTCCATTTGGGTgcagctcatcctcggcggctttGTTCAAATCGTCCACTTCCTCACCGTTCCCGAGACCCGTACCACCATCATGATGAACCGCATCGCCAAGCGCCGGAGAAAGGAGAACCCCAGTGCCAACATCTGGGGCCCCGATGAACTGGTTCCCTTCCGCGATCGCTTCTCCGCCCAAGAAATCATCACCACCTGGATTCGGCCCTTCAAGATGTTCCTCACCGAGCCCATCGTGCTGGTTCTCTCGCTGCTCTCCGGTTTCTCCGACGCCCTCATCTTCATGTTCATTCAGTCCTTTGCGCTCGTCTACAAGCAGTGGCACTTCACCACCATTGAGATTGGCCTCAGCTTCATCCCCATCGGTATTGGCTACGTCATTGCTTGGTTGCTCTTCATCCCGGCGATCAAGCGCAACATCAAAGAGCGCGCAGCCAAGCCTAACGACGAGCGTGCCCAATACGAGTCGCGCCTCTGGTTCCTGCTTTATACCGCTCCCTGCTTGCCGATTGGCCTCATCGGCTTTGCGTGGACCATCCAGGGTCCGCCCATCCACTGGATCGGCTCTATGATATTTGTCGCCATTGTCGGTATTGCCAACTACGCCATCTACATGGCCACCATCGACTACATGATCTGCGCCTACGGGCCCTACtctgcgtcggcgacgggtgGCAACGGCTGGGCTCGTGACTTCCTTGCTGGTGTCTTGACCATCCCTGCGGTTCCATTCTTCACGAATATCGGCGCCTCGAGCGGCAAGAACCTCGAGTACGCAAGTACGATCCTGTTCTGCATTTCCTTCGTGCTGGTCGTCGCTGTCTACATCATCTATTGGAAGGGCCCTGTGCTTCGCCACCGTTCACCCTTTGCGCAGAGGCTCGCCGACCAGCGTCAGACTCAGCTCAACGAAGGACGCCGCGGAAGCATCCCGTACGACCCAGACGAGCGCCGAG GCTCTCAAGCGTCTGCTTCGGGTGCCCGCCCCGACTACGCGAGACGAtacagccagcagcaccgctTCTTCGGCGAGTCTCGCGTCACTCCCCGGCAAACCCCCCGGggcacgccgtcggccagccggcggcCAAGCATGGCCAACCTGGCGAAGAAGTGA
- a CDS encoding Formamidase (EggNog:ENOG503NWI6~COG:C) codes for MPGKIRTIQSVSLDVPASEQPNLHNRWHPDIPSIASVKPGETVKIECLDWTGGQIGNNDSADDVKNVDLTRIHYLTGPFDVEGSEPGDLLVVNITDVQPFEHSPWGFTGVFACENGGGFLDRHYPKACKAIWDFDGIYCSSRHIPGVRFAGLIHPGILGCAPSAELLQTWNRREGELISACAQTHPGQIVAQPPLQTNAHAGNATGELRDKIAREGARTIPGRPEHGGNCDVNVISRGSTTYLPVHVAGAKFSVGDLHFSQGDGEISFCGAIEMAGVITIKFDLIKNGMKERAISSPVFRPGDVAQQFGPSRYLTFEGFSVDESGKQHFLDATVAYRQACLRTIEYLKQFGYSGEQIYLLLSCAPIRGSIAGIVDIPNACTTLGLPMDIFEFDVSVEAERVKNRALGSCPIAE; via the exons ATGCCCGGGAAGATTCGCACTATCCAGTCGGTGTCGCTTGATGTTCCAGCTTCCGAGCAGCCAAATCTCCATAACCGTTGGCACCCAGACA TCCCCTCAATCGCGTCTGTAAAGCCCGGCGAAACAGTCAAGATCGAATGCCTGGACTGGACCGGTGGGCAAATCGGCAACAacgacagcgccgacgacgtgaaGAACGTCGACCTCACGCGGATTCACTACCTGACCGGCCCCTTTGACGTCGAGGGGAGCGAGCCCGGGGACCTGCTGGTGGTCAACATCACCGACGTGCAGCCGTTTGAGCACTCGCCGTGGGGGTTCACGGGCGTCTTCGCGTGCGAgaatggcggcggcttccTCGACCGGCACTACCCCAAGGCGTGCAAGGCCATCTGGGACTTTGACGGCATctactgcagcagcaggcacaTCCCCGGCGTGCGCTTCGCGGGGCTGATCCACCCGGGGATCCTgggctgcgcgccgtcggccgagctgctgcagacgTGGAAcaggcgcgagggcgagctcaTCTCGGCGTGTGCGCAGACGCACCCGGGTCAGATtgtcgcgcagccgccgctgcagacgAATGCCCACGCTGGCAACGCGACGGGGGAGCTCAGGGACAAGAttgcgcgcgagggcgcgaGGACGATCCCTGGACGGCCGGAGCATGGCGGGAACTGCGATGTGAATGTCATCTCGAGGGGGTCGACGACGTATCTCCCCGTGCACGTTGCCGGGGCCAAGTTTTCCGTGGGAGACTTGCACTTTAGccagggcgatggcgagatTAGTTTCTGTGGTGCCATCGAAATG GCTggcgtcatcaccatcaagTTCGACCTCATCAAGAACGGCATGAAGGAGCGGGCCATTAGCAGCCCCGTCTTCAGGCCCGGAGACGTCGCTCAGCAGTTCGGTCCCTCGCGATACCTCACCTTTGAGGGCTTTTCCGTCGACGAATCGGGCAAGCAGCACTTTCTCGACGCGACTGTGGCGTACCGCCAGGCGTGCCTGCGCACCATTGAGTATCTGAAGCAGTTTG GCTACTCTGGTGAGCAGATATACCTGCTGCTATCTTGTGCGCCCATCCGAGGGTCGATTGCCGGCATTGTAGACATTCCAAACGCGTGCACGACGCTGGGCTTGCCGATGGACATTTTCGAGTTTGACGTTTCTGTCGAGGCGGAGAGGGTCAAGAACCGGGCTCTGGGTTCGTGCCCCATCGCTGAGTAG
- a CDS encoding uncharacterized protein (EggNog:ENOG503NZI5~COG:E), with product MAHVMEIGPGSRAEPLHVYGAQWWPFWNMSPDDPEMMLNFLIAMEDTTFENGATRIVPGTQRISYSGKQGEESVASWNEEAAVAVPLKAGGCLLIGSRVVHQGGANTTKDLHRRVMTMTVVSTCFTPEEAFPLLIERELAKTLSERAKKLLGYKEVDPFGSAGLWTGFAEDRARVLEK from the coding sequence ATGGCGCACGTTATGGAGATCGGACCCGGCAGCCGCGCGGAGCCCCTTCATGTCTATGGGGCGCAGTGGTGGCCATTCTGGAACATGTCGCCAGACGATCCAGAGATGATGCTCAACTTTCTCATCGCCATGGAAGATACCACTTTCGAGAATGGTGCGACACGAATCGTGCCTGGTACCCAACGAATATCCTACAGCGGGAAACAAGGAGAGGAATCGGTGGCGAGCTGGAACGAAgaggccgcggtggcggtgccgcTGAAGGCAGGCGGTTGTCTGCTCATCGGCAGCCGAGTCGTTCACCAGGGCGGCGCAAACACGACGAAGGACTTGCATCGCAGGGTGATGACAATGACGGTCGTTAGCACCTGTTtcacgcccgaggaggcaTTTCCGCTCCTTATCGAACGTGAGCTGGCAAAGACGTTATCGGAACGTGCCAAGAAGTTGCTCGGATACAAGGAAGTTGACCCATTTGGGTCTGCCGGGCTCTGGACCGGGTTTGCGGAGGACAGAGCCAGGGTGCTGGAAAAGTGA
- a CDS encoding uncharacterized protein (EggNog:ENOG503P07J~COG:G~COG:M): MHVTIAPASTRTAAAVIRSLLAQAPPGSVDIHALYRNLAKVPKEFAEKPNFHALQGDVSDPTTLDFTGSDAVLTITPPAFDGGDIVKRAEEVSKNVKDAVEAAGSVQRLVLLSSVGAQLSEGVGEIKTNNAAERVLATTNVPAITFVRCAYFMENWTMGMETLKAPEPFIFSTITPLDWKLPMVAVADIGSTLAAELLREASPPPSKPYIFELHGPRQYTPLDAQAAFSRAMGKQVAVKPVEKSELHGFYSQVFPPDSVGDWVEMSMSFLEGGVMAADKVDYSNVNVVHGRTELDEALKEAYSQAA; encoded by the exons aTGCACGTCACGAttgcgccagccagcacccggaccgcggcggctgtgatccgctcgctgctggcccagGCACCACCCGGCTCGGTGGACATCCACGCCCTGTACCGCAACCTCGCCAAGGTGCCCAAGGAGTTTGCCGAGAAGCCCAACTTCCATGCGCTCCAGGGCGACGTCTCGGACCCCACGACGCTCGACTTTACGGGGTCGGACGCCGTGCTGACCATTACGCCGCCGGCgttcgacggcggcgacattgTGAAacgcgccgaggaggtcTCCAAGAATGTCAAAGACGCCGTTGAAGCTGCGGGCAGCGTCCAGCGGCTCGTGCTCCTGAGCAGCGTCGGGGCGCAGTTGAGTGAGGGCGTG GGTGAGATCAAGACAAACAACGCGGCGGAGCGAGTACTCGCCACAACAAACGTCCCGGCCATTACGTTTGTCCGCTGCGCCTACTTTATGGAGAACTGGACCATGGGGATGGAGACGCTCAAGGCACCAGAGCCATTCATCTTCTCCACTATCACGCCCCTCGACTGGAAACTTCCCAtggtggccgtcgcggacatcgggtcgacgctggccgccgagcttcTCCGTGAagcctctccgccgccctcgaagccGTACATTTTCGAGCTGCACGGGCCGCGGCAGTACACGCCTCTGGACGCTCAAGCCGCCTTCTCCAGGGCAATGGGCAAGCAGGTCGCGGTGAAGCCCGTCGAGAAGAGCGAGCTGCACGGCTTCTACTCACAAGTTTTTCCGCCGGACAGTGTTGGCGACTGGGTCGAGATGTCTATGAGCTTCCTTGAGGGCGGTGTCATGGCGGCCGATAAGGTCGACTATAGCAATGTGAACGTCGTGCATGGGCGGACAGAACTGGACGAGGCTCTGAAGGAGGCTTACTCGCAGGCTGCATAG
- a CDS encoding uncharacterized protein (EggNog:ENOG503P4JA): protein MPPTIRTASPTLAINLAAPPNWSFAADDTIIGSVTRQLALVAPEATVTVRLLGRVKVKITVSRGNNRHDVYRSRVNFFTAAPAETQRVVFHGPVHIPQGGDAQSWPFTLTIPTSPMIANGHGIPPECSFLRLTPEETAKHPLPGTFTSSDHGLSTRSECYVEYYLEATMRFAHKGSFSVATATQPIVIRHPSTALPIVDFHPMQKPWPRSVRSYRLIPGQESADLSFKQKSQKFFGSSKVPQFNFRLHVWVPSIIQLDNPLPLPIQLLVEPAPQQTSAEIKDVVQTVTLNHIKVTVKATTLVLAPGNWSGSPHDDNHRSSANLGIELIFARLGETINIPSAPGDAPIDIGRRLQLRLSSRGLCTGDQLVTTAQYLRPGFVTYNVRHTNSWKWSIQYTIAGEKQKLEFEVPIEILHPPVGRVPQQPTPVEQPVAPPAYAPPPSEAAPLSDIKTAEPGPLQNKEKA, encoded by the coding sequence ATGCCACCAACCATCcggaccgcgtcgccgacgctcgccatcaacctcgccgcgcctcccAACTGGTCTTTCGCTGCGGATGACACCATAATCGGCAGCGTCACACGCCAGCTTGCGCTCGTCGCCCCAGAGGCAACCGTCACCGTCCGTCTTCTGGGTCGCGTCAAGGTGAAAATCACAGTGAGCCGTGGCAACAACCGGCACGATGTCTACCGCAGCCGCGTCAACTTCTtcacagcagcaccagcggaGACGCAGCGCGTCGTCTTCCACGGGCCAGTGCACATTccgcagggcggcgatgcgcaaAGTTGGCCCTTCACGTTGACGATTCCCACCTCGCCCATGATTGCCAACGGCCACGGGATACCGCCGGAATGCAGCTTCCTGCGCTTAACGccggaggagacggcgaaACACCCGTTGCCGGGGACCTTCACCTCATCGGATCACGGGCTCTCCACTAGGTCGGAGTGCTACGTTGAGTACTACCtcgaggcgacgatgcgcttcGCTCACAAGGGGTCGTTTTCggtggccacggccacgcaGCCCATCGTTATCAGGCACCCTAGCACGGCTCTGCCGATCGTCGACTTTCACCCGATGCAGAAACCGTGGCCTCGCTCCGTGCGGTCCTATCGCCTGATTCCCGGGCAGGAGTCGGCGGATCTGTCTTTCAAGCAAAAGAGCCAGAAGTTCTTTGGATCGTCCAAGGTCCCGCAGTTCAACTTCAGGCTGCATGTCTGGGTACCTTCGATCATTCAGCTGGACAATCCGCTTCCTCTGCCCATTCAGCTACTTGTCGAACCGGCGCCACAACAGACGAGCGCGGAGATCAAGGACGTGGTTCAGACCGTCACGCTGAATCATATCAAGGTGACCGTCAAGGCAACTACTCTTGTGTTGGCCCCAGGAAACTGGTCCGGCAGCCCGCACGACGACAAtcaccgcagcagcgccaaTCTCGGAATAGAATTGATATTTGCGCGTCTGGGTGAGACAATCAACATCCCCTCTGCCCCAGGTGATGCGCCAATCGATATTGGCCGACGCCTTCAGTTGCGTCTGTCTTCGCGTGGCCTCTGTACCGGAGACCAGCTTGTCACGACTGCGCAATACCTGCGTCCGGGCTTCGTGACGTACAATGTTCGGCACACAAACAGCTGGAAGTGGTCAATACAATACACAATAGCAGGCGAAAAGCAGAAGCTCGAGTTCGAGGTCCCCATCGAAATCCTGCACCCGCCCGTCGGGCGGGTACCTCAACAGCCCACGCCCGTCGAACAGCCCGTTGCACCACCAGCCTACGCACCTCCGCCGTCTGAGGCAGCACCTTTAAGTGATATAAAGACGGCTGAACCTGGACCGCTGCAAAACAAAGAGAAGGCCTAG
- a CDS encoding uncharacterized protein (EggNog:ENOG503PAG7~CAZy:PL8~SECRETED:SignalP(1-23~SECRETED:cutsite=ARA-TS~SECRETED:prob=0.7231)~COG:G), with product MRTSILNYLHLIGTGLLFPVARATSLDDEVALVAQRQLANVAQFPDPPLIASIDKWLAAQKTDGTWSDVNYLSGCAAQRANWPIQEHWNRVITFAAAWSGANPSIPATWKGSKDLMSAISKGLDYWFENDYEPVDCMGNGGNAGCPCGTPGLWNTNWYGQAILIPQLCSTACLLLKDANLTASQRAGCARIPRRSYDLRDGSYGTGGKLTAANVVLVMQNSVNLALYTNNATMLADAYSRTMKTMTFADTPKQDGTHRDGTFLQHVGILYNGNYGKDFFNVFIALQSAAIGTSFAAPDDTRSAIAAQARGNEWMIFTDYETRREHWDFNAIGRFVAFPVVDRQASADINFNTSKLAAATKDFTGANDLSDTIRRLQSNGTEKLVGNKGFWASDYMALFTLSFRLVVANADQASQVHRRDSFILTNKMLSVRSTNSESVNGANPYAFHLGQGTLFSYVTGNEYKDIMAAWDWNLVPGTTTQLNIPKLASGNAGNSGKKDFVGVVSDGKVGTSVEDYVDPLDASFSYRKAWFYSDDSVLVVTSDIKSSGKAPIITVLDNRAVADSNKVWVNDEAVDTSKGLQIKGRTLFYGGNGYAAYGEDFDLTLAQGDRTGNWTEISTSTVGVTTVPIFSGYTTIREDSFTYAMFPATSRSKLAKEARKPSISPILGPGVSGAAGSSKLSLVFWPGGEKSITVDLAKIGWARSGSITVTSEQPGAYLFRPICNGKHKKAMKLRVTLSDPTQKLSSMSFSIAVTHGTVTPVKVAVDLPTAGLAGSSVSRDVVVRF from the exons ATGAGAACATCCATCTTGAACTATCTGCACCTCATTGGCACCGGCTTGCTATTCCCGGTGGCAAGAGCCACAAGCCTGGACGATGAGGTCGCCCTCGTTGCCCAGAGGCAGCTCGCTAACGTCGCCCAGTTCCCTGATCCGCCATTGATCGCGAGCATTGACAAGTGGCTGGCTGCTCAGAAAACTGACGGAACCTGGAGCGATGTCAATTACCTCTCGGGATGCGCCGCTC AGCGCGCCAACTGGCCCATCCAAGAGCACTGGAACCGAGTCATTACCTTTGCGGCTGCATGGAGCGGCGCAAATCCGTCCATCCCCGCAACTTGGAAGGGCAGCAAGGACCTCATGTCTGCCATCTCCAAGGGCTTAGACTACTGGTTTGAAAACGACTACGAGCCTGTGGACTGCATGGGGAACGGCGG AAATGCCGGTTGCCCGTGCGGCACTCCTGGTCTTTGGAACACT AACTGGTATGGCCAAGCGATTCTGATCCCGCAGCTCTGCTCCACTGCGTGTctgctgctcaaggacgcAAACCTCACCGCCTCACAGCGTGCTGGCTGTGCTCGCATCCCGCGCCGCTCATATGACCTGAGAGACGGGAGCTACGGCACCGGTGGAAAGCTAACCGCGGCAAAC gtcgtACTCGTTATGCAAAACTCGGTCAACCTGGCCCTCTACACAAACAACGCAACGATGCTCGCCGATGCATACTCGAGGACCATGAAGACCATGACCTTTGCGGACACTCCTAAGCAAGATGGAACCCACCGTGATGGCACGTTCCTACAGCATGTCGGAATCTTGTACAACGGCAACTACGGCAAGGACTTT TTCAACGTCTTCATTGCTCTCCAGAGCGCAGCCATCGGAACGTCCTTTGCGGCTCCGGATGACACGCGAAGCGCTATTGCCGCCCAAGCCAGGGGCAACGAATGGATGATCTTCACCGATTACGAGACTCGAAGAGAGCACTGGGACTTT AATGCAATCGGACGGTTCGTAGCCTTCCCGGTTGTGGATAGGCAGGCCAGTGCCGACATCAACTTCAACACCTCGAAGCTCGCTGCCGCGACAAAAGACTTTACTGGCGCCAATGACTTGAGCGACACGATTAGGCGATTGCAGTCCAATGGCACCGAGAAGCTTGTCGGCAACAAGGGCTTCTGGGCCAGTGATTATATGGCACTATTCACCCTTTCGTTTCGCCTTGTGGTTGCCAATGCTGACCAGGCATCGCAGGTTCATCGCCGCGACTCTTTCATCCTTACTAACAAGATGCTTTCCGTCCGATCGACCAACTCGGAGTCCGTCAATGGCGCAAATCCGTACGCCTTTCACCTCGGACAAGGGACCCTCTTCTCGTATGTCACAGGCAACGAGTACAAGGACATCATGGCTGCCTGGGACTGGAACCTGGTCcccggcaccaccacgcaGCTCAACATCCCTAAGCTCGCTAGCGGCAATGCTGGCAACAGCGGAAAGAAGGactttgtcggcgtcgtgagCGATGGAAAAGTCGGCACCTCTGTTGAGGACTACGTTGATCCTCTTGATGCGAGCTTTTCGTACAGGAAAGCGTGGTTTTACTCTGATGACtcggtcctcgtcgtcacctcgGATATCAAGTCTAGTGGTAAAgcgcccatcatcaccgtGCTGGATAaccgcgccgtggccgatTCGAACAAGGTTTGGGTCAACGATGAGGCAGTGGATACGAGCAAAGGCCTCCAGATCAAGGGCAGGACTCTCTTTTATGGGGGCAACGGGTACGCGGCCTACGGTGAGGACTTCGACCTGACCTTGGCCCAGGGCGACCGGACCGGCAACTGGACTGAGATCTCTACATCGACCGTCGGTGTGACGACGGTGCCCATTTTCTCTGGCTACACTACCATCAGAGAAGACTCGTTCACATACGCCATGTTCCCCGCGACGAGCCGCAGCAAGCTCGCCAAGGAAGCAAGGAAGCCTTCCATCAGCCCAATCTTGGGCCCGGGGGtcagcggcgcggccgggtCCAGCAAGTTGAGCCTCGTCTTCTGGCCCGGTGGTGAAAAGTCCATAACGGTCGACCTGGCCAAGATTGGCTGGGCCAGGTCGGGGTCCATCACCGTTACCTCTGAGCAGCCGGGCGCGTACCTATTTAGACCCATTTGCAACGGCAAGCACAAGAAGGCAATGAAGCTGCGCGTCACCCTATCCGATCCGACGCAGAAACTTAGCTCGATGTCTTTCTCGATTGCGGTGACGCATGGGACGGTGACGCCGGTGAAGGTGGCGGTCGACTTACCGACGGCTGGTCTAGCGGGTTCGTCAGTCTCGCGCGACGTGGTTGTCAGGTTTTGA